One window from the genome of Jiangella alba encodes:
- a CDS encoding TetR/AcrR family transcriptional regulator, with amino-acid sequence MAGEIPQPGREPERPPSRQTGPTQAAQPPFPQAERRPEQRSSRQAERPPSSQAEQPPSRQTGQTQAAQPPSPQSEQRPEKPPSRRERARAATIGEIKQTALGLMREQGTTDFRFSDIARLMGMTAPALYRYFADRDELLTELIVDAYNDLGEAVADARDQIPVDDPGGRFTAVAQSYRRWAREEPQRFALILGMPVPGYHAPEEGPTTEAARRAMAQLKSLFYEATQAGLLRRPMLADDDGGIARMLAEHHEAKDLPIDGPPVAPETFQAMLHCWASLHGFTCLESYGHLDWMPGELRDAIFDSSIRLIAKVAGLPEPGQPPAP; translated from the coding sequence ATGGCAGGCGAGATCCCCCAGCCCGGTCGTGAGCCGGAGCGGCCGCCGTCGCGGCAAACGGGACCGACCCAGGCCGCGCAGCCGCCGTTCCCCCAGGCGGAGCGGCGACCGGAGCAGCGGTCGTCCCGACAGGCCGAACGGCCGCCGTCCTCGCAGGCGGAACAGCCGCCGTCGCGGCAGACGGGACAGACGCAGGCCGCGCAGCCGCCGTCCCCACAGTCGGAGCAGCGGCCGGAGAAGCCGCCGTCCCGGCGGGAGCGGGCTCGTGCGGCGACCATCGGGGAGATCAAGCAGACCGCGCTGGGCCTGATGCGCGAGCAGGGCACGACCGACTTCCGGTTCTCCGACATCGCCCGCCTCATGGGCATGACGGCGCCGGCGCTGTACCGCTACTTCGCCGACCGCGACGAGCTGCTGACCGAGCTGATCGTGGACGCGTACAACGATCTGGGCGAGGCCGTCGCGGACGCACGCGACCAGATCCCCGTCGACGATCCGGGGGGCCGGTTCACCGCGGTCGCGCAGTCGTACCGGCGGTGGGCGCGGGAGGAGCCGCAGCGGTTCGCGCTGATCCTCGGCATGCCGGTCCCCGGCTACCACGCCCCCGAGGAGGGCCCGACGACGGAGGCGGCGAGGCGCGCGATGGCGCAGCTGAAGTCACTGTTCTACGAGGCCACCCAGGCCGGCCTGCTGCGCCGTCCCATGCTCGCGGACGACGACGGCGGCATCGCCCGCATGCTGGCGGAGCACCACGAGGCGAAGGATCTGCCGATCGACGGACCGCCGGTGGCGCCGGAGACGTTCCAGGCGATGCTGCACTGCTGGGCGAGCCTGCACGGCTTCACCTGCCTGGAGTCGTACGGCCACCTCGACTGGATGCCCGGGGAGCTGCGCGACGCCATCTTCGACTCCAGCATCCGGCTCATCGCGAAGGTCGCCGGCCTCCCCGAGCCGGGGCAGCCGCCGGCGCCGTGA
- a CDS encoding MMPL family transporter codes for MNEPTTTDDGDRPTTPPGAGAADRPTQPDPATTAADRLAADASPAADSATKATDATADTPAAAETTAATADTPAATDDGHVDSAGRTNGGWFGGATAPPNHPPSRGPDPADQSTTAGWRTDDAQTGAYVESDDRGNNGRSGHRGNGSRVGHTDNAGRNGGHGSNDRGGAPTDTSAAPPRPGVLGRLAGASYRRRGRVIVAWVVAIAGAFGLSAAFAGDFTADYSAPGSDSREAQDLLEQRFPAQSGDTIDVVVKTDGTGVTDPEVQADVTALLDALRAQPHVVAVDDPYATPGGISQSGDILVATVNLDVVLPDDMPVEKTEELLAMAADAERPGLEIALGGQTVALAEQGEIGSEAIGMAAAAVILLITFGSVVAAGLPLIVAVAGLALSGALTGVVAALVDVPDWSTALATMMGIALGIDYVLLMVTRFREWRAAGLDPERATVATLDTAGRAVMVAGSTVMVSMFGLFAMGLSFMQGAALVTIVAVLVVMAAAATLFPALLGFFGRWVDRLRLPLGRRRRTTAQLAAGGHVEPSRMWLRWGRLVDRHSIIATVVGVGLLLALAAPFLGVRFGFPDAGNNEEDRSSRQAYDLLSEGFGAGANGPLLLVADLDGPGDEAALPALAEAVTATPGVAAIMPPAVNEAGDAALLTVLPATGPQDAATEDLVHTLRDDVLPGADLEVHVGGVTATSIDSTENTAERLPLLIGGVVLLSMVLLLVSFRSIVIPITAALMNLLSVAAAYGVVALVLEGGWAGQLIGIDTETPMPAFIPVLVFAVLFGLSMDYEVFLISRMREAWTRTGDNARAIVEGLAGTGRVITAAAAIMVAVFAAFIPSPEVFLKVIGVGMAAAILVDATVVRMLLVPAVMHLLGRANWWLPSWLERRLPQLHVEGRPELYLPDAEADAVGTDVRGAGAPELVPTR; via the coding sequence ATGAACGAGCCCACCACCACTGACGACGGAGACCGGCCGACGACGCCTCCGGGTGCCGGCGCGGCGGACCGGCCCACCCAGCCCGACCCGGCGACGACTGCGGCAGACCGCCTCGCCGCAGACGCCAGCCCCGCCGCCGACTCCGCCACTAAAGCCACCGACGCCACCGCTGACACCCCCGCCGCCGCTGAAACCACAGCCGCCACTGCTGACACCCCCGCCGCCACCGACGACGGCCACGTCGACTCGGCCGGCCGCACGAATGGCGGGTGGTTCGGTGGTGCTACAGCACCACCGAACCACCCGCCATCGCGAGGCCCCGACCCGGCCGACCAGTCGACGACGGCGGGTTGGCGCACCGACGACGCCCAGACCGGCGCATACGTCGAGTCCGACGACCGCGGCAACAACGGCCGAAGCGGCCACAGGGGCAACGGCAGCCGCGTGGGCCACACCGACAACGCCGGCCGCAACGGCGGCCACGGCAGCAACGACCGCGGCGGGGCGCCGACCGACACGTCCGCCGCTCCCCCGCGTCCCGGTGTGCTCGGCCGACTCGCCGGCGCGTCCTACCGGCGCCGCGGCCGGGTGATCGTCGCGTGGGTGGTGGCCATCGCGGGCGCGTTCGGGCTGTCCGCCGCGTTCGCCGGCGACTTCACCGCCGACTACTCGGCGCCCGGCTCGGACTCCCGCGAAGCCCAGGATCTGCTGGAGCAGCGCTTCCCGGCACAGTCCGGCGACACCATCGACGTGGTGGTGAAGACGGACGGGACGGGGGTCACCGACCCGGAAGTGCAGGCCGACGTCACCGCGCTGCTCGACGCGCTGCGGGCGCAGCCGCACGTGGTCGCCGTCGACGATCCGTACGCGACGCCGGGCGGCATCTCGCAGAGCGGGGACATCCTCGTCGCGACGGTGAACCTGGACGTCGTGCTGCCGGACGACATGCCGGTCGAGAAGACCGAGGAGCTCCTGGCGATGGCCGCCGACGCGGAACGGCCGGGGCTGGAGATCGCGCTCGGCGGGCAGACGGTCGCGCTGGCGGAGCAGGGCGAGATCGGCTCCGAGGCCATCGGCATGGCCGCCGCCGCGGTGATCCTGCTCATCACGTTCGGCTCGGTCGTCGCGGCCGGGCTCCCGCTGATCGTCGCGGTCGCCGGGCTGGCGCTGAGCGGCGCCCTCACCGGCGTCGTCGCGGCGCTGGTGGACGTGCCGGACTGGTCGACGGCGCTGGCGACGATGATGGGCATCGCGCTCGGCATCGACTACGTGCTGCTCATGGTGACGCGGTTCCGCGAATGGCGCGCCGCCGGTCTCGACCCGGAACGGGCCACCGTCGCGACGCTCGACACCGCCGGGCGGGCCGTCATGGTCGCCGGCAGCACCGTCATGGTCAGCATGTTCGGCCTGTTCGCGATGGGCCTCTCGTTCATGCAGGGCGCGGCGCTGGTGACGATCGTCGCCGTCCTCGTCGTCATGGCCGCGGCCGCGACGCTGTTCCCGGCGCTGCTCGGCTTCTTCGGCCGCTGGGTCGACCGCCTCCGCCTCCCGCTGGGCCGCCGCCGACGGACGACGGCGCAACTGGCCGCGGGCGGGCACGTCGAGCCGTCCCGGATGTGGCTGCGCTGGGGCCGGCTGGTCGACCGGCACAGCATCATCGCGACGGTCGTCGGCGTCGGCCTGCTGCTCGCGCTCGCGGCGCCGTTCCTCGGTGTCCGCTTCGGCTTCCCCGACGCGGGCAACAACGAGGAGGACCGCTCGTCGCGGCAGGCGTACGACCTGCTGTCCGAGGGCTTCGGCGCGGGCGCCAACGGACCGCTGCTGCTGGTCGCGGACCTGGACGGCCCGGGCGACGAGGCCGCGCTGCCCGCGCTCGCCGAAGCCGTCACCGCGACCCCGGGCGTCGCCGCCATCATGCCGCCCGCCGTCAACGAGGCCGGCGACGCCGCCCTGCTCACCGTCCTCCCGGCGACCGGTCCACAGGACGCCGCCACGGAGGATCTTGTCCACACCCTGCGCGACGACGTGCTGCCGGGCGCCGATCTCGAGGTGCACGTCGGCGGCGTCACGGCGACGTCGATCGACTCGACGGAGAACACGGCCGAGCGGCTGCCGCTGCTGATCGGCGGCGTGGTGTTGCTGTCGATGGTCCTGCTGCTGGTGTCGTTCCGCAGCATCGTCATCCCGATCACGGCCGCGCTGATGAACCTGCTCTCCGTCGCCGCCGCGTACGGCGTGGTCGCGCTGGTCCTGGAGGGCGGCTGGGCCGGGCAGCTGATCGGCATCGACACCGAGACGCCGATGCCGGCGTTCATCCCGGTGCTGGTCTTCGCGGTGCTGTTCGGGCTGTCGATGGACTACGAGGTGTTCCTGATCAGCCGCATGCGCGAGGCGTGGACGCGGACCGGCGACAACGCCCGCGCCATCGTCGAAGGGCTGGCCGGCACGGGACGCGTCATCACCGCCGCGGCGGCGATCATGGTCGCGGTGTTCGCGGCGTTCATCCCGAGCCCGGAGGTGTTCCTCAAGGTCATCGGCGTCGGCATGGCCGCGGCGATCCTCGTCGACGCCACCGTCGTGCGGATGCTGCTGGTCCCCGCCGTCATGCACCTGCTGGGACGGGCCAACTGGTGGCTGCCCTCCTGGCTGGAGCGCCGGCTGCCCCAGCTGCACGTCGAGGGCCGGCCTGAGCTCTACCTGCCCGACGCGGAGGCGGACGCGGTCGGGACGGACGTCCGCGGCGCCGGCGCACCGGAGCTCGTTCCCACTCGCTGA
- a CDS encoding ferredoxin, with product MKIIVEIDRCVGGGQCVMAAPDVFDQDDDGLAVLLDDDPPASASDDVQLAARLCPARAILVEA from the coding sequence GTGAAGATCATCGTCGAGATCGACCGCTGCGTCGGTGGCGGTCAGTGCGTCATGGCCGCGCCCGACGTCTTCGACCAGGACGACGACGGCCTCGCCGTCCTGCTCGACGACGATCCCCCGGCGTCCGCGTCCGACGACGTCCAGCTCGCCGCCCGGCTGTGCCCGGCGCGCGCGATCCTGGTCGAGGCGTGA
- a CDS encoding NAD-glutamate dehydrogenase: MRNRLDEAKSELLAKAALVGDRGSRDEDEAFLRRYYRHVAAEDLVDRDVVDVYGVAASHRRSAQTRPQGTAVVNVYTPTVDEHGWASGHTIVEVVIDDMPFLVDSVTMALSEHEHAIRLVVHPQLVVRRDITGQLIEVLDLNENDRRRDAGTVVESWMHVEIDRTDDPDDQAAIEQLLRDVLRDVREAVEDWPRMRQRAIDIAGELEHPPSSIKAPEADEARELLHWLADDHFTFLGYREYQLDEVDGEDVLRAVTGTGLGILRSDQDLSGSFGKLPREVRAKAREKQLLVLTKANSKATVHRPAYLDYVGVKTFDESGEVVGERRFLGLFTSAAYTESVLRIPVLRRKVQEVIEQAGFAPSGHSGKDLLQVLETYPRDELFQIPPEELLPTALAVVHLQERRHLRMFVRRDDYGRYLSFLVYLPRDRYNTDVRERIQRLLLAATDGDSIDFTARVGEAALARLHFVVRMRRDQELPVIDVPALEKALVGATRSWIDELSDALAEQVGEEGAAKLLRRYRQAFPEGYKADFPARTAVADVRRLEELPAEDGLGMNLYQPVGGLATDRRFKIYRTGAPISLTQVLPILSRMGVEVVDERPYEIVRRGHDTESTAYIYDFGLRYRGLRATEADRLKVLFQDAFAAVWRGDAESDGFNALVPQAGLSWRQASILRAYAKYLRQTGTTFSQNYLEEALSGHVDVARMLVDLFEIRFDPERYDADDAGRAARQTAADELNGRIDEALDQVASLDQDRILRSFLRLVKATLRTSYYRTTVGGPQTVTSFKIDSRSLPDLPDPKPKYEIWVYSPRVEGVHLRYGAVARGGLRWSDRREDFRTEILGLVKAQAVKNSVIVPVGAKGGFVGKRLPDPAVDREAWLAEGVECYKTFIRAMLDITDNRAADRSVVPPPMVVRHDGDDPYLVVAADKGTASFSDIANDVSHEYGFWLGDAFASGGSAGYDHKAMGITARGAWESVRRHFRQLGRDTQTEDFTVVGIGDMSGDVFGNGMLLSEHIRLVAAFDHRHIFLDPDPDAAESYAERRRLFELPRSSWNDYEPKLISEGGGVYPRTAKTIKLSAEVKQVLGIDASVETMSPPELMHAILGAPVDLLWNGGIGTYVKASTESNAEVGDKANDAIRIDAADLRAQVVGEGGNLGLTQRGRIEFALKTPSGGRINTDAIDNSAGVDTSDHEVNIKILLDGVVRAGDLTEKQRNELLAEMTDEIAGLVLTNNYGQNIALANGVFQAPNLAHVHRSYLAKLEAQGKLDRAIEALPTDRQLAERMAAGKGLTSPELSVVLAYTKNLMYEELLAGGMPDDPYLGAALHAYFPSALRDTYGDVIDNHPLRREIISNVVVNELVNTAGTTFAYRLGMETGGTVEDLARAHTVGGVVFQIPDLMVAIKELDNVVDFDVQTRMRLEARTITERATRWLTVNRRPPIDIAWQIGFFEEPIARLLVALPEVLSGRELDLYHERLEALAADGVPEPLANRVAVLPPAYAGLGMVENSLATGTDLLEVARVHFTLGAFLELGRLLERIISLPRRDRWQTMARAALRDDLHAVQAALTAQVIQHTHEESAPQDRVEAWAAQDDVVVARTQGMLREIVEGDSFDLARLSVGLRAVRGLLRPDAT, translated from the coding sequence ATGCGTAATCGGCTCGACGAAGCCAAATCCGAGCTCCTCGCCAAAGCCGCGCTGGTCGGCGACCGCGGGAGCCGCGACGAGGACGAAGCCTTCCTTCGCCGGTACTACCGGCACGTCGCCGCCGAGGACCTCGTCGACCGCGACGTCGTCGACGTCTACGGCGTGGCCGCGTCGCACCGGCGCTCGGCGCAGACCAGGCCGCAGGGCACCGCCGTCGTCAACGTCTACACGCCGACGGTCGACGAGCACGGCTGGGCGTCCGGGCACACCATCGTCGAGGTCGTCATCGACGACATGCCGTTCCTGGTCGACTCCGTCACCATGGCGCTGTCCGAGCACGAGCACGCCATCCGCCTCGTCGTCCACCCGCAGCTGGTGGTCCGCCGCGACATCACCGGCCAGCTGATCGAGGTGCTCGACCTCAACGAGAACGACCGGCGGCGCGACGCCGGCACCGTCGTCGAGTCGTGGATGCACGTCGAGATCGACCGCACCGACGACCCTGACGACCAAGCCGCCATCGAGCAGTTGCTGCGCGATGTGCTCCGCGACGTCCGCGAGGCGGTCGAGGACTGGCCGCGCATGCGCCAGCGCGCCATCGACATCGCCGGCGAGCTGGAGCACCCGCCGTCGTCGATCAAGGCGCCCGAGGCCGACGAGGCGCGCGAGCTGCTGCACTGGCTGGCCGACGACCACTTCACCTTCCTCGGCTACCGCGAGTACCAGCTCGACGAGGTCGACGGCGAGGACGTGCTGCGCGCGGTCACCGGCACCGGCCTCGGCATCCTGCGCTCCGACCAGGACCTCTCCGGCTCGTTCGGCAAGCTGCCGCGCGAGGTGCGCGCGAAGGCGCGCGAGAAACAGCTGCTGGTGCTCACCAAGGCCAACTCCAAGGCGACGGTGCACCGCCCGGCCTACCTCGACTACGTCGGGGTGAAGACGTTCGACGAGTCCGGTGAGGTGGTCGGCGAGCGGCGCTTCCTCGGGCTGTTCACGTCCGCCGCCTACACCGAGAGCGTCCTGCGCATCCCGGTGCTGCGGCGCAAGGTCCAGGAGGTCATCGAGCAGGCCGGGTTCGCACCGTCCGGCCACTCCGGCAAGGACCTCCTGCAGGTGCTCGAGACGTACCCGCGCGACGAGCTGTTCCAGATCCCGCCCGAGGAGCTGCTGCCCACCGCGCTCGCCGTCGTCCACCTGCAAGAGCGCCGCCACCTGCGCATGTTCGTCCGCCGCGACGACTACGGGCGCTACCTGTCGTTCCTCGTCTACCTGCCGCGCGACCGCTACAACACCGACGTGCGCGAGCGCATCCAGCGGCTGCTGCTGGCCGCCACCGACGGCGACTCCATCGACTTCACCGCGCGGGTCGGCGAGGCCGCGCTGGCCCGGCTGCACTTCGTCGTGCGCATGCGGCGCGACCAGGAGCTGCCCGTCATCGACGTCCCGGCGCTGGAGAAGGCGCTGGTCGGCGCCACCCGCTCGTGGATCGACGAGTTGTCCGACGCGCTGGCCGAGCAGGTCGGCGAGGAGGGCGCGGCGAAGCTGCTGCGCCGGTACCGGCAGGCGTTCCCCGAGGGCTACAAGGCCGACTTCCCGGCACGGACGGCGGTGGCCGACGTCCGCCGCCTCGAGGAGCTGCCGGCCGAGGACGGCCTGGGCATGAACCTCTACCAGCCGGTCGGCGGGCTGGCCACCGACCGCCGGTTCAAGATCTACCGCACCGGCGCGCCCATCTCGCTCACCCAGGTGCTGCCGATCCTGTCGCGCATGGGCGTCGAGGTGGTCGACGAGCGGCCGTACGAGATCGTCCGGCGGGGCCACGACACCGAGTCGACGGCGTACATCTACGACTTCGGGCTGCGCTACCGCGGGCTGCGTGCCACCGAGGCCGACCGCCTCAAGGTGCTGTTCCAGGACGCGTTCGCCGCGGTGTGGCGGGGCGACGCCGAGAGCGACGGGTTCAACGCGCTGGTGCCGCAGGCGGGGCTGTCGTGGCGGCAGGCGTCCATCCTGCGCGCGTACGCCAAGTACCTGCGCCAGACCGGCACCACGTTCAGCCAGAACTACCTCGAAGAGGCGCTGTCCGGCCACGTCGACGTCGCGCGCATGCTCGTCGACCTGTTCGAGATCCGTTTCGACCCGGAACGGTACGACGCCGACGACGCCGGTCGCGCGGCCCGGCAGACGGCCGCCGACGAGCTGAACGGGCGCATCGACGAGGCGCTCGACCAGGTCGCCAGCCTCGACCAGGACCGCATCCTGCGCTCGTTCCTGCGGCTGGTGAAGGCGACGCTGCGGACCAGCTACTACCGCACCACCGTCGGCGGGCCGCAGACCGTCACCAGCTTCAAGATCGACTCCCGGTCGCTGCCCGACCTCCCCGACCCCAAGCCGAAGTACGAGATCTGGGTGTACTCACCCCGGGTCGAGGGCGTGCACCTGCGCTACGGCGCCGTCGCCCGCGGCGGGCTGCGCTGGTCCGACCGGCGCGAGGACTTCCGGACGGAGATCCTCGGCCTGGTCAAGGCGCAGGCGGTGAAGAACTCCGTCATCGTCCCGGTCGGCGCGAAGGGCGGCTTCGTCGGCAAGCGCCTGCCCGACCCCGCCGTCGACCGCGAGGCGTGGCTGGCCGAGGGCGTCGAGTGCTACAAGACGTTCATCCGGGCCATGCTCGACATCACCGACAACCGCGCCGCCGACCGCAGCGTCGTCCCGCCGCCGATGGTCGTCCGCCACGACGGCGACGACCCGTACCTCGTCGTCGCGGCCGACAAGGGCACCGCGTCGTTCTCCGACATCGCCAACGACGTCTCCCACGAGTACGGCTTCTGGCTCGGCGACGCGTTCGCGTCCGGCGGCTCGGCCGGCTACGACCACAAGGCCATGGGCATCACCGCCCGCGGCGCCTGGGAGTCGGTGCGGCGGCACTTCCGCCAGCTCGGCCGCGACACCCAGACCGAGGACTTCACCGTCGTCGGCATCGGCGACATGTCCGGCGACGTGTTCGGCAACGGCATGCTGCTGTCCGAGCACATCCGCCTGGTGGCCGCGTTCGACCACCGGCACATCTTCCTCGACCCCGACCCCGACGCGGCGGAGTCCTACGCCGAGCGCCGTCGCCTCTTCGAGCTGCCGCGGTCCAGCTGGAACGACTACGAGCCCAAGCTGATCAGCGAGGGCGGCGGCGTCTACCCGCGCACGGCGAAGACGATCAAGCTGTCGGCCGAGGTCAAGCAGGTGCTGGGCATCGACGCGTCGGTCGAGACCATGTCGCCGCCCGAGCTGATGCACGCCATCCTCGGCGCGCCCGTCGACCTGCTCTGGAACGGCGGCATCGGCACCTACGTGAAGGCGTCGACGGAGTCCAACGCCGAGGTGGGCGACAAGGCCAACGACGCCATCCGCATCGACGCCGCCGACCTCCGCGCGCAGGTCGTCGGCGAGGGCGGCAACCTCGGCCTGACCCAGCGCGGCCGCATCGAGTTCGCTTTGAAGACACCGTCCGGCGGGCGCATCAATACGGACGCCATCGACAACTCCGCCGGCGTCGACACCTCCGACCACGAGGTGAACATCAAGATCCTGCTCGACGGCGTCGTCCGGGCCGGCGACCTCACCGAGAAGCAGCGCAACGAGCTGCTGGCCGAGATGACCGACGAGATCGCCGGCCTCGTGCTGACGAACAACTACGGCCAGAACATCGCGCTGGCCAACGGCGTGTTCCAGGCGCCGAACCTGGCCCACGTCCACCGGTCCTACCTGGCCAAGCTGGAGGCCCAGGGCAAGCTCGACCGCGCCATCGAGGCGCTGCCCACCGACCGCCAGCTGGCCGAGCGCATGGCCGCCGGCAAGGGCCTGACCAGCCCGGAACTGTCCGTCGTCCTCGCGTACACGAAGAACCTCATGTACGAGGAGCTGCTGGCCGGCGGCATGCCCGACGACCCGTACCTCGGCGCCGCGCTGCACGCGTACTTCCCGAGCGCGCTGCGCGACACCTACGGCGACGTCATCGACAACCACCCGCTGCGCCGCGAGATCATCTCGAACGTCGTGGTCAACGAGCTGGTGAACACCGCCGGCACGACGTTCGCGTACCGGCTGGGCATGGAGACCGGCGGCACCGTCGAGGACCTCGCCCGCGCGCACACCGTCGGCGGCGTCGTCTTCCAGATCCCCGACCTCATGGTCGCGATCAAGGAGCTCGACAACGTCGTCGACTTCGACGTCCAGACGCGCATGCGGCTGGAGGCGCGGACGATCACCGAGCGGGCCACCCGCTGGCTCACCGTCAACCGCCGGCCACCCATCGACATCGCCTGGCAGATCGGGTTCTTCGAAGAGCCCATCGCCCGGCTGCTGGTGGCGCTGCCCGAGGTGCTGTCCGGGCGCGAGCTGGACCTCTACCACGAGCGGCTGGAGGCGCTGGCCGCCGACGGCGTGCCGGAACCGCTGGCCAACCGGGTCGCGGTGCTGCCGCCGGCCTACGCCGGGCTCGGGATGGTCGAGAACTCGCTGGCCACCGGCACCGACCTGCTCGAGGTGGCGCGGGTGCACTTCACCCTCGGAGCGTTCCTCGAACTGGGCCGGCTACTGGAGCGGATCATCTCGCTGCCGCGGCGCGACCGCTGGCAGACGATGGCCCGGGCCGCCCTGCGCGACGACCTCCACGCCGTCCAGGCGGCGCTGACGGCGCAGGTCATCCAGCACACGCACGAGGAGTCGGCGCCGCAGGACCGGGTCGAGGCGTGGGCGGCGCAGGACGACGTCGTGGTCGCCCGCACCCAGGGCATGCTGCGCGAGATCGTCGAGGGCGACAGCTTCGACCTCGCCAGGCTCTCGGTCGGCCTGCGCGCCGTCCGCGGCCTGCTCCGCCCCGACGCGACGTAG
- a CDS encoding NAD(P)/FAD-dependent oxidoreductase produces the protein MTPPRRIVVVGASAAGLTAAESLRADGFDGEVTVVGAEAHLGYDRPPLSKQLLSGAWEADRLELLPRDRYDELAIGCRLGAAATSLDVAGRTVRVGGADLGFDRLLIATGVQPRRWPGTDGLHGVHVLRTIDDTVAFKAAAHTAGRVVVIGAGFLGAEAAATLRGLGIPVTLVDPAPAPMLRQVGPEVARLLAGLHTEHDVDLRLGVTVRGIEQDGGRVTGVRLGDGTAVRSPCVLVAIGTTPATGWLDGSGLDLTDGVGCDAHCQAAPDVFAAGDVARWFHRGHGASLRVEHRTNATEQAMAAARAMLGAGQAYEPVPYFWSDQYDTKLQAYGQTSAAERFAVISGSLEERRFVAAYGRGERVVGVLGWRSPRELLRARALVAGAAPWQDAVAA, from the coding sequence GTGACGCCGCCGCGTCGCATCGTCGTCGTCGGGGCGTCGGCGGCCGGCCTGACGGCCGCGGAGTCGCTGCGCGCCGACGGCTTCGACGGCGAGGTCACCGTCGTCGGCGCCGAAGCGCACCTCGGGTACGACCGCCCGCCGCTGTCGAAGCAACTGCTCTCCGGGGCGTGGGAGGCGGACCGGCTGGAGCTGCTGCCCCGTGATCGGTACGACGAGCTGGCGATCGGCTGCCGGCTCGGCGCCGCTGCGACGTCGCTGGACGTCGCCGGGCGGACGGTCCGCGTCGGCGGCGCCGACCTCGGCTTCGACCGGTTGCTCATCGCCACCGGCGTCCAGCCGCGCCGGTGGCCGGGGACGGACGGGCTGCACGGTGTCCACGTCCTGCGCACCATCGACGACACCGTCGCGTTCAAGGCGGCGGCGCACACCGCCGGGCGGGTGGTCGTCATCGGCGCGGGGTTCCTCGGCGCGGAGGCGGCCGCCACCCTGCGCGGCCTGGGCATCCCCGTCACGCTCGTCGACCCCGCGCCGGCGCCGATGCTGCGTCAGGTCGGGCCGGAGGTGGCGCGGCTGCTCGCCGGCCTGCACACCGAGCACGACGTCGACCTGCGCCTCGGCGTCACCGTGCGGGGCATCGAGCAGGACGGCGGCCGCGTCACCGGCGTGCGGCTCGGCGACGGCACGGCAGTGCGCAGCCCGTGCGTGCTCGTGGCGATCGGGACCACCCCGGCCACCGGCTGGCTCGACGGCAGCGGCCTGGATCTCACCGACGGCGTCGGGTGCGACGCGCACTGCCAGGCCGCACCGGACGTGTTCGCCGCCGGCGACGTCGCCCGCTGGTTCCACCGCGGCCACGGCGCCAGCCTGCGCGTCGAGCACCGGACCAACGCGACCGAGCAGGCGATGGCCGCCGCGCGCGCCATGCTGGGCGCGGGGCAGGCGTACGAGCCGGTGCCGTACTTCTGGAGCGACCAGTACGACACGAAACTCCAGGCCTACGGCCAGACCTCCGCGGCCGAACGGTTCGCCGTCATCAGCGGATCGCTGGAGGAACGACGGTTCGTCGCGGCCTACGGACGCGGCGAGCGGGTCGTCGGCGTACTGGGCTGGCGCTCGCCGCGCGAGCTGCTGCGGGCCCGCGCGCTGGTCGCCGGCGCCGCGCCCTGGCAGGACGCGGTCGCCGCCTGA